From Solanum stenotomum isolate F172 chromosome 2, ASM1918654v1, whole genome shotgun sequence:
taagacaaacaaattgaaacggagggagtaatattttaatATCATGAAGAAGCATGTGAATCAAACAGTTTGAGGAAATTAAGTGGGAAGTActaaacaaaattcaaaagttaagGTCATATGAAATTAGTAACCAGAATAAACACTATGAAATAATAGGTAATTCGCTAGTATAATTACGCACCAAAAGACCAGTATGGCATGGGTGCTGGGCGGCCAATGAGCTCTGTGTACTGTTCCATGACCAACTCTGGCACAGGACCAGCAAAGAAGTACAAGTCAATGACCCCTCCAATCACCTTGTAAGTAATTCTGTCACCAGCATATACAATGTCCATGCCATTGCTATTGAACAGCAAGACTCCGTGACTAGTCCCCGCGCCAGGATGAGACCTGACATCCATGTAAAAAGGATGGGAACCATACAAGTTGAGATCAACATTAGCACTACCAATATCAGCATTCCAAAGAGTCAATGTCTGATTATGCTTGAGCTTAAAATTTCTCTTGGTATGCTCCCCCAGACCATAAATAGATGACCTATTGGCTGGCAATGAAGAGGACAATTGAAGGTACTGATCCTTGAAGATGAGGAACGTGTCCGGAATGTCATTTTCAGGTGTGGTGTCAAAAAGAACATCACCTGTGGAGTGTCGCGTGATAGTAAAGCCAAAAGGGGTGGTGTTGTAGAGAGTGAAAGTAAGGTCCGAAACGGTGTCTGTATGGACGTAGTGTGTGTCTTCTGATAATGGAAGTGAGGTAGAAGAGCGCTTTTCCAAGAGGGAGCTTCGGGGGGATAAATGAGTTTCCCGGGGGATAAATTCTCGAGGAACTTCCCATCTTTCATGATCAGCATCCGTAATTCTGACTCTTAAACGGTCTTTCGTCTCAAAGCTGCAGAATCCATCAACATGGAAACAAGAAAAGGCTGATCAGTCCATTTATAAACTAAAAAGATCTTTTGACACTAAAAAGGACACAACTGTTGAAAATTACGTagtaaacaacaacaacatacccagtgtaacaCCACAAGTAAAGTATAGGGAGGATGGTGCGTACgcaaccttacccctaccctgtgaaggtagagaggctgtttccgataAACAATCgactcaagtaaaacatattaaaatcaaGTATGGAAAGTAAATAAAACAGTGAGGGAAAGTCATGATAAAAGTATAGGAGAAGAGAACAGTAGCAATAACAAACAATACAGTAACCGAAGCAAAGGAAACAACATGTAATAAAATCCAAGCTAGAATAGTTTTTATGTGAAATGGCAAGTGACACTTCTGTGACAAAGTAAAGAGTGATAACTTTACTACATGATCTCCAATAGTAGTTGCTTGCCCATTTGAGcaataaactacaaaaaaagGCTAAATAGCCTGACAAACACCCCTACTTGTCCCTTTTTAACAAGCCGCCCCCTTTACTTCACGGAGTTTCATCTAAACACCTGAACCAGTCCAATATTAGTACTCTCCCCATTTCAATTTGTTCGTCTTACTTTCTTTTAGcctgtttcaaaaaaaatctcttttctTTTGGTAACTCTTTAATATCAACTCTTCATGCataacatgtttaagatcacaagattcaaacGTCTTTTGATACTTTCTTTAACTCAattaccaaatcaaaccaagacaaataaattgaaacggaggcaATATATTTCTTCacaaaaacttcaacattttcCTCATGAAAATACATAtccaaacacaacttcaaaTTCCAAATACCCCTTTCCCAAATTAACTTCAAATAGTACTACTTTTCTTcaaatatcacaaaatccaTGTCCAAACACCTTCataaaattgatgaaatttcaataaataagtatgtaatgtaaaataaaatcaaacaacaacaacatagccagtaaaatcccactaagtggggtcCGGGGATACTACCACTACCTCCTCAAGCTCTCGAGGGAGTAGAGAAGCTGTTTCCGATagataatataaaagaaaatgatttacAAAATTAGTAGTACCAAGCAGTAAGGGTGAGATTTTGAATGTCAGTTCCAAAAACAGAGGAACTTTTGATGAGCTGAAGGTAAGCAGTCAACGTCCTTCCAGATGAGTCAACGCCTACTGATCTAACAATATATCCATATCCAACTTGTTCAGATTTTGTTATAAGTGCTAATAATGGAACCAAAAAAGTGAAGaacaagataaaatatttagagaaaataagaacaatacaaaatttattagTTGTGTGGTTGTTCATTGTGATGAGgagaacaatataataatatccAATTTTTGTTGTCTGGTATTTATATGgggaaatgaaaaatgaaaaatgattgAGTTGTTGAAATTTGGAAGATATTATATGATCTTTCTATGGTCCCACGTAGGGGAGTCATATGGACGGGTtgagttgaaattgaaaatattaaaatgggttgaaatagaaatcgaGTTAGGTCTTGACCCGCCTAAGTTTACTTTAGGCTCAAATGGGTTAAAaaatgggttgggtcttgactcgattaatctcaataattttagcatagtgatatttaacttttataatcacaattcTTATTTTAACtcaagatttattttttaaaaaagtaacaaataaatagataaatcctaaaagatgttAAATAGATAATAGTTCATACCTTTAATATAGGAACATATCTTAGTAACGAGTTTTAAAACGGGATGAAATTGGAAATTGAATTGGactcaattgaggattctcttaaaatgagTTAGGCTGTTGAGattaaactcaattaaaattatcttgagcccaacccttaaaattctgAACGAATTGAACGCCTATGTTTAAgttcatttttgacacccctactCCCACCGTCTAATTACCCTTGTCTAACTATAATGAATGAACTTCAAAGTTGCCATTAGGATCAAAGAGGCATATATAcccaatataataaaaatacaaattagctcgagtgaaatatttattttgtatacccaaagttgaaaaatataaatataaactaaaaattatgtttgtggtctatatataatatttgaattgaTTGTATCATTTTTTGTCACTATATATTATCATCCAACAATAATATAAGGTATGTACTAATAAAGATATTATAGAAAAAGATAGGATAAAGAAAAGTATAATTTAGTGTAATCGCATTTCTTATTTTtacctaatattttttataataacttTATCCCATATCCTATGTTTCTTTGtgatttattcttcaaattattgATGTGTTATATTATGTAACGAGGTCTCATGATTCGTTTAATTTGTTCTGGCCTTAATAGACATAGTTAGGTGAAATATTACTAGTGAGAAATGATAGACATTTTGTAAGACTAGTTTAATTACGCAAAAGATGACCCGAACACAACACTACAatcataaaaaagaatatattagtataaaataatactaacaaCTAACCAAACAGAGTGTGATCACTGTATTGAAAGTTCCGTGTCTATACCTAAACTCACCAACCAAAATTCCAGTAGAGAAGGAAGGAAAATGGCTTCATCACTGCTTACCAAACAGTTTCTCGGGGCTCCGTTTTCAAGCCTTGGATCCGGGCAGCAACCATCCAAGCTCTGCTCTTCAAACCTTCGATTCCCAACTCACCGATCACAGCCCAAACGACTAGGTGAAACTTTTTGCCATCCATCTGTTTGTTGAAATGTCTGAATGAACTTGAGTTTGAGGTTTACTTCTTTTCTTATGCTTTTTGTGTGAATTGAGGAAATgggttttaaaatttattagaatatGATCATTAAAATGGAGAAAANATTTACAAAATTAGTAGTACCAAGCAGTAAGGGTGAGATTTTGAATGTCAGTTCCAAAAACAGATGAACTTTTGATGAGCTGAAGATAAGCAGTCAACGTCCTTCCAGATGAGTCAACGCCTACTGATCTAACAATATATCCACATCCAACTTGTTCAGATTTTGTTATAAGTGCTAATAATGGAACCAAAAAAGTGAAGaacaagataaaatatttagagaaaataagaacaatacaaaatttattagTTGTGTGGTTGTTCATTGTGATGAGgagaacaatataataatatccAATTTTTGTTGTGTGGTATTTAGATGggggaaaatgaaaaataaaaatgattggGTTGTTGGAATTTGGAAGATATTATATGATCTTTCTATGGTCCCACAATCCAACTATAATGAATGAACTTCAAAGTTACCATTAGGATCAAAGTGGCATATATGCATCCtgtataataaaaatacaaatcagTTCAATTGTATTTCAGATAAGTagtactaatttaattttatacttattttgtatattcaaagttttgaaaaatataaatataagttaaaaatcatGTTTATGGTATATATAATAGTGGAACTGATGGTATATTTTTTGTCACTATATATTATCATCCAATAATACTATAAGGTATGTAATAAAGATATTATAGAAAAAGATAGGATaaagaataatataatttagtatgaTTGCATGGTTATCTTATTtttacctaattttttttatattaactccATCTCATATCCCATGTTTCTTTGtgatttattcttcaaattattgCTATGTTATATTATGTAATGAGGTCTCGtgattcttttaatttgtattagcCTTAACAGACATAGTTAGGTGGAACTGTTACTAGTGGGAGATGATAGACATTTCGTAAGACTAGTCGAGATACACAAAAGATGACCCGAACACACAGTGcaatcataaaaaaaacaaaaaaaaaaaaaaatatatatatatatatattagtataaaATAATAGTACTAACAACTAACCAGAGTGTGATCACTGTATTGAAAGTTCTGTGTCTATACCTAAACTCACCAACCAAAATTTCCAGTAGAGAAGGAAGGAAAATGGCTTCATCTCTGCTTACCAAACAGTTTCTCGGGGCTCCGTTTTCAAGCCTCGGATCCGGGCAGCAACCATCCAAGCTCTGTTCTTCAAACCTCCGATTCCCAACTCACCGATCACAGCCCAAACGACTAGGTGAAACTTTCTGCCATCCATCTGTTTGTTGAAATGTCTGAATGAACTTGATTTGAGGTTTCCATCTTTTCTTATGCTTTTTGTGTGAATTAAGAAATGGGTTTTAAACTTTATTAGAATATGATcattaaaataggaaaaaaaagtagtcttggaaattttttattttaaaaaaaaaatggggtaGGGGAAGGGGAAATGGGTGGGGGATTACAAGGTGGGGAATTGAAACCATGAGTCTGGTAATTGGAATGAGTATAATCTAAATATCTTAACGAAGATCCATTGGAGGGTAAGTCTGGTGCCAGCAGCCGCGGTAATTCCAGCTCTAATAGTGTATATTTAAGTTGTTGTAGTTAAAAAGCTCGTAGTTCAACTTACTAAGATTCCCTAAGTCTTTGAAGTTGATGTCTGTTTCGTACTGTTTTTTGTATCTGTGATCATTCCACCATGTATGAAATCACcaccttttttttcctttgtcgAAAATTTAACTTCAACTGTGGTGGCCTATGATTTTCAGTTCATCTTCATTATCTGTTATCTGTTATCTGGTTCTGTCAATGTTTTAAAATACTATCTCTTGTTTCAATTAGTTTGTCTTACTTTTTATAGTATGTTTCAAAAAGAACGTCCCTTTGtttttttgacaactctttaattccaACTTTTcatgtgacatgtttaagaccacatgatgaaaagacattttgatacattctacgtatttttagtttaagaccacaagattcaaaagtttcttactttcttaaacttcattccaagtcaaaatcaaacaaacaaatcgAAATGGAGGGAATATTTGTTTCCATTCTCCACAAAATACTGTACTTTTCTAGTAAAGAAGTGTTGCCAGGCAATATGGGaacaaaaagttaaaattttcaagtggAAATAAGTACCATTGCCTCTTGAAAGTGAACTAAAAAAATGTTTCCTCGTCGATCTTAAGGGTTTATTCTTGAGTTGCTAGAATGGATTGACAACTTCTTTATCTACTTTTGTACTCGCAGAGATACAAGCTGCTGGTAATACATTTGGAAATTATTTCCGCGTTACAACTTTTGGAGAATCTCACGGTGGTGGTGTTGGTTGTATAATTGATGGATGTCCCCCTCGACTCCCACTCTCAGAGTCGGATATGCAAGTGGAACTTGACAGGAGGTGTTTACTTGTTCTGAGATTTCCTTTTGTGGGTTGACATGACCAGCATCAGTGAAGATGTTGTGTACTAATACATTGAAGTCCTTCAAAATTCTTGGTCTTCTATCATTTCTTGTAACTGTTTCATGTATTGCCCATTCTTGACACCCCCATCTCAGATAATTGATGGAGTAATTCATTAGGatactttgaaaaaaattttaaatagaaGGATACTTTGAATctattttggccaaatttgaatttcatgCAAAACTTATCCATTCAGGAGGCCAGGTCAAAGCCGAATTACCACACCAAGAAAAGAGACTGATACTTGCAAAATATCATCAGGCACTGCCGATGGTTAGTCCTCTGTTAAAGTCTCTTCTGGCCTGTGCCACTTCCTTTGACTTACATGTAAAGATTCAGCTTCTATCTGTGCTTAATTTATAGGTTTGACTACGGGATCTCCAATCAAAGTTGAAGTACCCAACACTGACCAGAGAGGAAATGTAAGTATGCTATGATTTGTTTTGAAATACAGGAGAGGAAGTGAAACAACAATTTACTTTTTACAATGATCTATATGTTTTATCACTCGACTTTGCACGCAACAGGACGAACTTGATTTACTAGCTTGGTGCTAAGGTACACAATATCTAATCTGTCTGAGAAAAATCAAGTGTGCTAACCTTGTGTTATTGTGCATAGAAAGTTAATTTAAGGTTGGTTAAGTTGAGTGTTTCCAAGAACATGCTAACTTCACATCCTTGGCATGTCAAGTTTATTGTCTTTACGGGCATGGAGTAGTGACATTCTTAGCATTAGTATCTGTGAGTATTAGTATCACTCATCATTCTTTCAGAGGTTGAATTCTGCATGCATGAGACTTTGAAATGATTCCTCTAAAAGTTGGTGAATTGTTCTTGTGCTTTTATGAACCATGCGTATTTTGAAACTCAAAACAAGTGAAATGAGCTTTTCAGAGCATTGCATCCTGATAATTGACAAATAGCTTTGAAGTGAAAAGGAGAAACATTTCAGCCTAATCTGAGACTCATGATTGAAGATGTTATGCTTAGTAtgtgttcttttcttttttgtgtcaaaATCTGTGGTCTCCTGGTACTTGACAGATTTCTCATTTCCTGTTGGATTGCCAGGACTATAGTGAAATGTCCCTTGCTTATAGGCCATCTCATGCTGATGCAACTTATGACTTCAAGTATGGAGTAAGATCAGTACAGGTAATGTCAAAGAGGAGCTCATTTATTATTAGAAAGTTTTGCAGATTGTTGATAAGCAATTCTCTGTAGTTATAGCTCTTACTATTTCTTGTGTCCTTACTAGTGTTAGTGGAACATGCAGGGGGGCGGTAGATCTTCAGCAAGAGAAACCATTGGGAGAGTCGCTGCTGGAGCTGTTGCCAAGAAAATTCTCAAACTTTATTCAGGAACTGAGGTGAGGTACTTTATTGTTAGAGGTTTTCTAATGTCATTTCTGAATGATATTCTTTGTGTCATTACATAAATTGTTACTGAAAAGAGCTCCCCTGAAGTGTTGCACGGATGTTAAAGGCATATCAATTTTTCAAATCCATCCCCTATCCCAGTTTTTATTCACGAATTAAACACTAAATAGTAAAAACTTAGATCCACTTCTTTTTCGGGGATTATTGATCCATTAATGATCATCAATGCCTTAATAACAAGTTGGGCTCCattatgaagaaataaaatcaaCTGTCATGTTCATTAGAGTTATGTTGTGTTCTAGATGAATATACAGCCTAAACATCTAGAGAAGTAAATTGGACTTCTAAGTTAATTATGAAGCACTGAGGTGGGTTACTATCATATGATTGTGGTTTAGTAGAGGCTTTTTGGTAGGCCCGATAAGCGTAGTTCCTGTATTTTGTCTTCTCTTGTAAGATTTCAGAAGCACCCATATGTATACCTAATGAAAGACACATACTTGTTGTTCCAAAGAACCTGAAACTTCTGTGTATTGCAACAAAAAAAAGCCGTAATCTTATGTATTTCTGGTGGAAAATTAGCTATTCTGACTCTTGTTGCTAGAGAATCTATTACAGTAGTTGCATATACATATATCTTTATTGTTTGTCGCATTATGTGGAGGCTTcttctactctttttttttggctttttctAAAGAAATGTAGCTTTTAGCTCTAATATTCTGTAATGCAGATCCTTGCTTATGTTTCACAAGTTCACAATGTTGTACTTCCAGAGGATTTGGTTGATAACCAGACTGTGACACTAGAGCAGGTATGTTTCACATAAGaactatatatctatatcttaaaaaaaaatcataaccgCAGTGTCCGGGCAAAATAAGCAGCTGTGGCCTGTGTGGCCCAAAAAAGCTGGCTCCGATCATCGTGTTCTGATTCCTCATTATCAAGATCGCTTGTTATGTCATCAGAAGTTGATGATTCAATCACCCACTAATTCTTATCTTCAAGGTCATCATTACCTTCATCAGTTGAAGCTTCGGATTCCGACACAGAATAAGAATATGAGGTTCATTCAGTATACTTTTCCTATGTGTCTGTAGATGAAACAACCTCATCTGTTGCATTCAATATAGGACTCCTTAACCCAACATTGGAGCAAACCTTCTCCTCAATGATAACAACATCAGGATCACACTCCTCTGAGAAACACAACATCATGGATCGATGGGTCTACCTCTAATGTAAAGAAATGGACCTTGGCCTAGCTCAAacccaaaagttagctcatcAAGGAAGGATTGACTAAGACCATATAAAAGACCACAACCCTTTCCGTCGACCAATTTGGGactttttttattgataatgCCAATATGGGACTTAACAAATTTCAATTTGCTTTTGCCACTGAGCAGTATGCTATTGTTTCGTTACTCATTTTGCTTCCAATTTGATTCTGATGTCAGCTCTCTTTCTGCTTTAAATTAATACCATGTCCACTCTTTAATCTATTCTACATCTTAGACTAATTTATGATTATAGTAACTACTTCCTGTTCACTTATCTTCGTGGGTTTCTTTCTcaagaaaggaaagaagaatGTAAATAATTTAAGGAGTGTTTCATTGTTTCAGATCATAATTTCTCTTCCAAATATGCTTGGCTTGGATCTTTTTCTACTTTTAGAAGCCCATATATTGGTATTAGCTTTAATCAGACATTGCATTCACCTTTCCTTGGATGAAACCTGCTTCGCTAATGGCTGAAAGGCGACTCATCCTGCATGAGATAAAGCTGATTTTGTATAAAGGACGACTCATCCTGCATGAGATAATGCTGTTTGTTGGAGGATTGACCTAAGGTTTACTAGCCTGTAGGAAGGAAGATGCAATTAGAATTATTACCGCAACAGACAAACTGGTTAGATATGTGTACATGACGAAGGAAATCCCATTTCTATTAGAAGcttaaaaaattatagaaaagaGCTTTCAAGGAGGGTAGATTTGACTCCGAGGCAATGTTTCTCCAAACTGCACTATAGGATCTGTATATAAGCTTTATTACTTGCCTAAGAGTGTATAATAAATAAGGCTAGAAAAATTACAGAAGAGAACTTTTAAGGAGTGTTTGAGCCTATGCCGATATTTCTTTATCCATATATGCACTGTGGGATCTCTGTATGAACTTTAGCAGTTGACCTATAGAGTGGATATAAACACCATGTTGCTTGATCTATCAATTTCTTGAACTCATCCAATAGATTAAGgaaatactaaatataaaatgtaccataaaaagaaaaaggaaaacaatcCGGTGTCCTTTCTGTTGCATTCCCTTGTGGAGTGGAAGAGACTATTTATAATGCACTCAGCACACGGATTGTCGCTTCTCTAAGGCATGGAGTGTGGAGAGTATTGTAGTTTATATAGTGCATATTTGTGGTTCTCTTTATTAGCAATTGCCTTCTGGTATAACTTTGATAGTTTTTGACCTTCTGGTGATAAAGAACTTTATCTGTGGTAATTATCACTTAATGCCAGATTGAAAGCAA
This genomic window contains:
- the LOC125857013 gene encoding chorismate synthase 2, chloroplastic isoform X1 — its product is MASSLLTKQFLGAPFSSLGSGQQPSKLCSSNLRFPTHRSQPKRLEIQAAGNTFGNYFRVTTFGESHGGGVGCIIDGCPPRLPLSESDMQVELDRRRPGQSRITTPRKETDTCKISSGTADGLTTGSPIKVEVPNTDQRGNDYSEMSLAYRPSHADATYDFKYGVRSVQGGGRSSARETIGRVAAGAVAKKILKLYSGTEILAYVSQVHNVVLPEDLVDNQTVTLEQIESNIVRCPNPEYAEKMIAAIDYVRVRGDSVGGVVTCIVRNVPRGLGTPVFDKLEAELAKACMSLPATKGFEFGSGFAGTFMTGSEHNDEFFMDEHDQIRTKTNRSGGIQGGISNGEIINMRIAFKPTSTIARKQHTVSRDKHETELIARGRHDPCVVPRAVPMVEAMVALVLVDQLMTQYAQCMLFPVNPALQEPLQSSTTESAQVPL
- the LOC125857013 gene encoding chorismate synthase 2, chloroplastic isoform X2, producing the protein MASSLLTKQFLGAPFSSLGSGQQPSKLCSSNLRFPTHRSQPKRLEIQAAGNTFGNYFRVTTFGESHGGGVGCIIDGCPPRLPLSESDMQVELDRRRPGQSRITTPRKETDTCKISSGTADGLTTGSPIKVEVPNTDQRGNDYSEMSLAYRPSHADATYDFKYGVRSVQGGGRSSARETIGRVAAGAVAKKILKLYSGTEILAYVSQVHNVVLPEDLVDNQTVTLEQIESNIVRCPNPEYAEKMIAAIDYVRVRGDSVGGVVTCIVRNVPRGLGTPVFDKLEAELAKACMSLPATKGFEFGSGFAGTFMTGSEHNDEFFMDEHDQIRTKTNRSGGIQGGISNGEIINMRIAFKPTSTIARKQHTVSRDKHETELIARGRHDPCVVPRAVPMVEAMVALVLVDQLMTQYAQCMLFPVNPALQEPLQSSTTESAQVPL